Within Borrelia puertoricensis, the genomic segment TCCAAAATTACCCCAACTTCAAATTTTTATCAAAAATTTCTTTTAACTTAACTAAACACTCATAATCTTCCCTCATATCATTTAAAATAAGCTCTCTAGATATGCGATTCCTCTTATAAATCTTTTGTCTTAAATCCAATTTAAGTTTTTTACATAAATTCCTATCATCACTATTACTGATTTCCCTCTCTAAATTTAAAATTTCTTCATTAACATCAATTAATTTTTCTAAAGCAGATCTCAGAGTAAGTTTTTTGTATTTAAAATGAGAACTTATATAAGAATTTGCAATGCCATAAAACGATTTATAAAAACTGTCACGTTCTCCTTCAAGTCTATAAGCTTCACATGTTGCATCTTTGGCAAGAGTATCTACATCAACATCACTAGAAGACACAGAAGGACTCTCAGTATTACCTAGACCACTTGCAATCTCACCTAAAATATTAAGTTTAACTTTTAAAACAGTAGATTCACTAACATCCAAAACCTTTGCAATATCAGCAGTACTTAAATTTGATTTGAATAAAATATTATATTTTACTTCTCTATTTTTAAATGACATTTAAATAAATTGTAAACAAGTTTTTACAAAAAGACAAGATTGAACATGATTCAAATTAAATAAAAAAAATTCATTATTAAGTGAATTATTGTTACACGAATTATGATATACACAAAATAGATATTGGTTATAACCAATATCTACAAAAAGGAGAAAAGTACAATTAAAAAATTAATTCAAATTAAGCTTCATTTCCAAAACCATAAACTTTAATATTAGTTATAATCTTAACATAAAATACGGGTTTAAAATAGAGAAATTAACAATAAAATTTATATAAGCTACATCTTAAAATGTGTCACATTTCTGATTCAAAATCAAACATAAAAAATCAACAAAACACTTCAAAAATTCCATAATAAATTTCTCTTCTCAACCAGGAGCTTTAAGCCCCCTTAAGAGAATCTATGAAAAAATATTATTATTGGTATACAAAAAAAACAAAGGGTTTATTAGAAACTCTGGCCTCAAAGTCCCTAATAAACCCTTTAAGGTAACAGGTCCTTATATTAAGAGTGACACATTGCATGTCAATCTGTACTAACTATAATATATAACAATTTTAAACATTTTGCAAATATTTTTTAAAGTTTTTTTTGAAAAAAACAAAAACAAAAAAAATTGGTTATACAAAAATTCCTATTTACCTAATTTACTTCAAAAAAATCAATTATATATCATAACTAAACACTTAATCATTCTTCAATAAACTTTAAAAAATTATGCCTTAAAATATATCTTAAAATAAGAGTTCTAAAATAAATGTTTTAACATAAAAACTTTTGTTATTATATGCTAGGTTCATTCCTAAAACCTTCAACCTCCCCATATCATTAAATTATTTGCAAAAAAACCTTTAGAAATAAATCCAACGTCATAAATCTATTGTCTATTTTTTCCCCTTTTTTGAAGACTCAAACTGATTTATTATTTTTGCTAAAAATTCTTTTTCATCCGAGAAAACTCTCTCTAAGAGAAAACTTGTAAGCTTGGCATTACCTTTATAAAAGGCATAGGCATCTGGACATTTAAGCTGAAACCTTAAAGGTCTTAACGGATTTTGTTTAGATTTTTTTATATTAACACCTTCTTTATTTCTCAACAAAAAGATAGTCCCATTAATTCCATTATTAATAACATACTTTTCCTCCACAATTCCCTCTTCAATCGCAGTAGCTATCTTTAAATATTTATAAGTTTGAGTTCTAGCAAGTCTGTAATCTTTGGCAAAATCATCAAAATTGGCATAATTATCAAGTTTGTAATACTCATTATCCTTAATCTCTTTTAAAACTTTCATTGCCTCAATTTTACAAAAAATCTCTTTTTGAAAATTAATTTTTAATCTTTCTTTAAGCCTATTATAGTGAATAGATATCTGTTCTTCAGGTGTAATCTCTTTAGCTAAATTCCTCTTATTAACCTCTATGCCCATTTCTAACCCTCCTTTGCTTTGTACGTACACTAAGTGTACGTAAGTTATAACTTTAGCTTAAGCCATAATGCCTATCTTATTCATTAAAGTTAAAAGCGTATCTTGGTACTCCCTTATGTAATCTTTACTTAGATCAAAAACATCATTCCTAGCAATTTTCCTATTTAAATCCTCCCTCTCAGATATTGTACCTAAAAAATTATCATTTTCTTTCAAAATATTTAACAATTCCTTGTGTGTATTATTCTTTTTAAATTTGGTATTAAGTAAATAAATAGGAGCTTTTATAGATAATTTCTCTATGAAAAAATTAAACAGATCTAAACTCTCGACTGCCCATTTCTCTGCCGTAATTGGTACAATTATATAATTGCTACATACTAAAGCATTAGTTAAAGTAAAATCTAAGCTAGGATTAGTATCAAGTATTATGTAATCATACTCAAAACCCAATAACTTTAACTGTTCCTTTAATCTGAATTCCTTGTATGGAATCGATTCTGAATTAAATTTGTGCAAAGTTAAATAACTTGGTATTAAATCTAAATTACTACTAATATTTATAATAGCATTATCAATATGAAGATTAGATATTAAAACTTCGTATATGTTCCGATTAAATAAATCTACCCCACATTCTTTTATTATTTTAAAATAATAACTGGTCGTTGATGCTTGTGTGTCTATGTCTATAATTAACACCTTAGAAGACTGCGATAAAAGTGTTGCAAATATCAGACTCGTAGTACTCTTACCCACCCCACCTTTAATTGATGCTACTGTAATTACTTTTGTCTCTTTTGTATCCATCTTGGAATGATACCCCCTTCTGGCAATTTTTTCCCATAAAATGCATAAAGTTCCCGCTCTAATTCTAGGAGTATGCTTAGTAAAGTCTGATAGTAGGAACTCTCAATCTTATCTTTTTTTAATAAATTATGCAGCCCACTTAAATAACAAAAAACCCCACCTTTTTTAAACCTAAATTCTATGTACTCACATTTCCTTAAAGTATAAGTCTCTCTTTTATTAAAATTCTTTACCAAAAAGGCCTTGTCTAATTTCTTAATTCCATAATAAATACCAAAAAAATTATCATCGTCTCTGATAGAAAATAAATGAAACATGCTTATATCCTCTATGTTAAAAATTCCTCTAAGAGAGATGAAAAACTTAGTTGGTTCATTCTTACTTATTCCAAATGTATAAAAATCGTTGAAAATCTTAGTATGATATATCCTACGGTTGTTAATCTCTTCAACTTTAGAGAAAATATTATGTTTTCCCTTTTGCCTATTGTTGGGATCTATCTCCTTTTTTTTCTGCTTCAATAACTCTAGTAAAGCCACCATCTTTCCTTTTCCTCGGTATCATTAATTTTTTACTTTATTATTTTAAGCAATTCGTAATAATATGTATTATCAACTACTTTGCTATACTTTAACTCATCTTTGGCGTTAATAAATTTCTTTAATGCAGGTATTAATACGCCAATATCTACCTTATACCTCAACTGTTCTAATAATATACTAAAAATATTGTTTTTTATATCATCCGCTTTGATTTCTTGCTTCTCACAAATCTTGGCATTGATTTTGATTTTCCTTATTAGACGATTTAAATCTTCATATTTGTCTTTTTCTATGATAAAGTGGGGCTTTTCTTTATAAGCTTCGTATATTTTACTGATTTCTTCTCTTAATATTGCTTCATCGTAATTTTGTCCCTTAAGTTCTCTTTCCCTCACATTCAGTATTTCTTCAAGTTCTCTTGCCTTGAGCTCTTTTTTATTACTCTTGTTTTGAAAACTTCTATTTAGGTATCCCCTTTCCTCTAAAAAGGCTCTAATACACCCTTCTTGACCCTTCTTAATTTCATCTTTTATTAGAGATAAATCCTCTCTATTGAGTGCTCTTAAACCCTTCTCATGCCTTTTTATTTCCCTTATAAGTTCTATTTTTCTTGTCCTATCTATTTTTAAGTTTAATA encodes:
- a CDS encoding DUF226 domain-containing protein produces the protein MVALLELLKQKKKEIDPNNRQKGKHNIFSKVEEINNRRIYHTKIFNDFYTFGISKNEPTKFFISLRGIFNIEDISMFHLFSIRDDDNFFGIYYGIKKLDKAFLVKNFNKRETYTLRKCEYIEFRFKKGGVFCYLSGLHNLLKKDKIESSYYQTLLSILLELERELYAFYGKKLPEGGIIPRWIQKRQK
- a CDS encoding plasmid maintenance protein translates to MKIKSIKGKTNRYQYNLIVLISTLNFINLKLNQYTQKNILYFFNGNLKRNDQKTVKIKTLQNYLYALEKKFKITRNYCKHLGKKCGSEVYYTLQYSKKECHAKINSHFRNIRKEKIDRFKERVAKYEKENGSLKWECINSNNNNKRERDILIKYISKCNFKIDLPFFLLNLKIDRTRKIELIREIKRHEKGLRALNREDLSLIKDEIKKGQEGCIRAFLEERGYLNRSFQNKSNKKELKARELEEILNVRERELKGQNYDEAILREEISKIYEAYKEKPHFIIEKDKYEDLNRLIRKIKINAKICEKQEIKADDIKNNIFSILLEQLRYKVDIGVLIPALKKFINAKDELKYSKVVDNTYYYELLKIIK
- a CDS encoding chromosome replication/partitioning protein, with the translated sequence MGIEVNKRNLAKEITPEEQISIHYNRLKERLKINFQKEIFCKIEAMKVLKEIKDNEYYKLDNYANFDDFAKDYRLARTQTYKYLKIATAIEEGIVEEKYVINNGINGTIFLLRNKEGVNIKKSKQNPLRPLRFQLKCPDAYAFYKGNAKLTSFLLERVFSDEKEFLAKIINQFESSKKGKK
- a CDS encoding ParA family protein, with product MDTKETKVITVASIKGGVGKSTTSLIFATLLSQSSKVLIIDIDTQASTTSYYFKIIKECGVDLFNRNIYEVLISNLHIDNAIINISSNLDLIPSYLTLHKFNSESIPYKEFRLKEQLKLLGFEYDYIILDTNPSLDFTLTNALVCSNYIIVPITAEKWAVESLDLFNFFIEKLSIKAPIYLLNTKFKKNNTHKELLNILKENDNFLGTISEREDLNRKIARNDVFDLSKDYIREYQDTLLTLMNKIGIMA